A genome region from Bacteroidales bacterium includes the following:
- a CDS encoding hotdog fold thioesterase yields the protein MMMEISLEQINKTSKGTMMEVLGIEYMIVEPGYIKAKMPVDERTRQPFGILHGGASLALAETIGSIGSAVLMADKNVEVRGAGITANHIKAVKSGWVFGEARTIHVGKNTHIWDIQIKDEDGNLVSTARLTNFILLK from the coding sequence ATGATGATGGAAATTTCACTTGAGCAAATAAATAAAACCAGTAAAGGCACAATGATGGAAGTGCTGGGAATAGAGTATATGATTGTTGAGCCCGGCTATATAAAAGCTAAAATGCCTGTTGATGAACGTACACGTCAGCCTTTTGGGATATTGCATGGTGGTGCAAGTTTGGCTCTGGCTGAAACCATAGGGAGTATAGGCTCGGCAGTTTTAATGGCCGATAAAAATGTTGAGGTAAGAGGTGCGGGAATTACAGCTAATCATATAAAAGCAGTTAAAAGCGGTTGGGTTTTTGGCGAAGCACGAACTATTCATGTTGGGAAAAATACTCATATTTGGGATATTCAAATTAAAGATGAAGATGGCAATTTAGTTTCTACAGCCCGTCTTACAAATTTTATTCTTTTAAAATAG